A genomic stretch from Flavobacterium nitratireducens includes:
- a CDS encoding helix-turn-helix domain-containing protein — protein MQTLSEAAKYTLQFINQTQRSVFLTGKAGTGKTTLLREIIETTHKNTVVVAPTGIAALNAGGVTIHSMFQLPFSGFIPSHTAESQFSETVKFETKESLRRHFKMNSLKKSVIRNMELLVIDEVSMLRADLLDAMDYMMQTVRKKTAPFGGVQVLFIGDLLQLPPVIRDEEWRTLRNYYKGKFFFHSHVVQQSPPLYIELSKIFRQTDSSFISVLNNLRNNQITPEDVQTLNQYVKPDFDLKANKGYITLTTHNAKADAMNAQSLEDLKGELITYTPEITGDFPEKIYPIEYNLQLKVGAQIMFVKNDLAFEKNYFNGKMGIIKSLSSQEILVHFPEENKTIEVERYEWQNIRYKVNALTKEVEEEVLGTFVHYPIKLAWAITIHKSQGLTFDKAALDVSQVFMPGQAYVALSRLRSLEGLILLSPLRMNGISNDQDVMDYAQNKATEEVLKQSLHFETKNFIHNYLINCFDWYDLAQEWRNHKFSYSDKSESSIKSKNALWAAKQLATIESVLDPSKKFIIQLNKIFANETVDLIHVSERIQAAIGYFFKPMDDLVFEILWKIEEVKRAKKAKAYFEELSELEELQSKAVLRLMKAKLLIETVMAGKAISKEKLSSDEIKKYLSRKKEAIQNQFKATHVNLIEDDADVDRYISKKKDKKEPKKSTVEETFDLWIAKHSIEDIAKIRTLTVNTIQGHLVKLIQDKRISISEILPQDTIDELAEAFKYYKEESLTPMKEQFGDKYSWEELRMFKASLN, from the coding sequence ATGCAAACCTTATCAGAAGCCGCAAAATATACTTTACAGTTCATTAACCAAACCCAGCGTTCGGTTTTTTTGACTGGAAAAGCGGGTACGGGTAAGACTACTTTACTTCGGGAAATAATTGAAACTACGCATAAAAATACTGTGGTGGTGGCACCTACAGGTATTGCCGCTCTAAATGCCGGCGGCGTTACGATTCATTCGATGTTTCAATTGCCGTTTAGCGGATTTATTCCTTCGCATACTGCCGAATCTCAATTTTCCGAAACGGTCAAATTTGAAACTAAGGAAAGTTTGCGTAGGCATTTTAAAATGAACAGTTTAAAGAAATCGGTGATTCGAAATATGGAATTACTGGTTATTGACGAAGTGAGTATGCTTCGTGCCGATTTGCTGGACGCGATGGATTATATGATGCAAACCGTTCGCAAAAAAACGGCTCCTTTTGGTGGTGTTCAGGTTTTGTTTATTGGCGATTTATTACAATTACCCCCTGTGATTCGGGATGAAGAATGGCGTACTCTGCGTAATTATTACAAAGGGAAATTCTTTTTTCATTCGCATGTAGTTCAGCAAAGTCCGCCGTTGTATATCGAGTTGTCTAAGATTTTCAGACAGACGGATTCTAGTTTTATTTCGGTTTTAAATAATTTGAGGAATAACCAAATTACCCCTGAAGATGTTCAGACTTTAAACCAATATGTCAAACCCGATTTTGATTTAAAAGCTAACAAAGGTTATATTACCTTGACCACTCATAATGCTAAAGCCGATGCTATGAATGCACAGTCTTTGGAAGATTTGAAAGGGGAGTTAATTACGTATACACCTGAAATTACAGGCGATTTTCCAGAGAAAATTTACCCGATTGAATACAATTTGCAATTGAAAGTGGGAGCTCAAATCATGTTTGTGAAAAACGATTTGGCTTTCGAAAAAAACTATTTCAATGGCAAAATGGGAATTATCAAATCACTTTCAAGTCAGGAAATATTAGTTCATTTTCCGGAAGAAAATAAAACCATTGAAGTAGAAAGATACGAATGGCAAAACATCCGATACAAAGTCAATGCCTTAACCAAGGAAGTAGAAGAGGAGGTGTTGGGAACTTTTGTGCATTATCCTATCAAATTGGCTTGGGCCATAACCATCCATAAAAGTCAGGGTTTAACTTTTGACAAGGCAGCGCTTGATGTTTCGCAGGTTTTTATGCCGGGACAAGCGTATGTGGCTTTATCGCGTTTACGTTCGTTAGAGGGCTTAATTTTACTGTCTCCGTTGCGAATGAATGGTATTTCCAACGACCAGGATGTGATGGATTATGCCCAAAATAAAGCCACTGAGGAAGTATTGAAGCAATCTTTACATTTTGAAACTAAGAATTTTATTCATAATTATTTGATTAACTGTTTCGATTGGTACGATTTGGCTCAGGAATGGCGCAATCATAAATTCAGTTATTCGGATAAATCGGAAAGTTCTATAAAATCCAAAAATGCGCTTTGGGCAGCCAAACAACTTGCAACTATCGAATCGGTTTTGGATCCATCCAAAAAATTCATCATTCAGTTGAATAAAATTTTTGCCAATGAAACGGTCGATTTGATTCATGTTTCTGAACGTATTCAGGCTGCTATTGGTTATTTTTTCAAACCAATGGATGATTTGGTTTTTGAAATTTTATGGAAAATCGAAGAAGTCAAACGTGCTAAAAAAGCCAAAGCTTATTTTGAAGAATTATCCGAATTGGAAGAGTTACAATCTAAAGCAGTTCTGCGATTGATGAAAGCCAAATTACTTATCGAAACCGTCATGGCAGGAAAGGCTATTTCTAAAGAAAAACTCAGTTCGGACGAGATTAAAAAATATCTTTCAAGGAAAAAAGAAGCCATCCAAAATCAGTTCAAAGCAACCCATGTGAATTTGATTGAAGATGATGCGGATGTAGACCGTTATATTTCGAAGAAAAAAGATAAAAAGGAACCGAAAAAATCGACAGTTGAAGAGACTTTCGATCTTTGGATTGCCAAACATTCGATTGAGGATATTGCCAAAATTCGAACGTTAACGGTAAACACCATTCAGGGACATTTGGTCAAATTAATTCAGGACAAAAGAATTTCTATTAGCGAAATTTTGCCTCAGGATACAATTGATGAATTGGCGGAAGCCTTCAAATACTACAAAGAAGAATCGTTAACCCCAATGAAAGAACAATTTGGTGACAAATACAGCTGGGAAGAATTGCGAATGTTCAAGGCGAGTTTGAATTAG
- a CDS encoding OmpH family outer membrane protein, with translation MKKLLLIIAISISVVACNDKTAEVKEMKTAYVDTSELMKEYTEAKDLEAKYKAQSEEKGRQLEAEINRFKQDAANFQSQAQANGQEWAQKRGAELQKREQQLGYAQQALAQQLQQESGAEMDTLIKGVKKFIKDYGKEKGYSYIYGTGDAATILYAEDKYDITKDIIKALNDKYKASSKSETKAEEKK, from the coding sequence ATGAAGAAATTATTATTAATTATTGCAATTTCTATTTCAGTTGTTGCTTGTAACGACAAAACTGCCGAAGTTAAAGAAATGAAAACAGCTTATGTAGATACTTCGGAATTAATGAAGGAATATACAGAAGCAAAAGATCTTGAAGCAAAATATAAAGCACAATCAGAAGAAAAAGGGAGACAATTAGAAGCTGAAATTAATCGTTTTAAACAAGATGCTGCTAATTTCCAATCTCAGGCTCAAGCTAATGGTCAGGAATGGGCCCAAAAAAGAGGAGCTGAATTGCAAAAAAGAGAGCAACAATTAGGTTATGCTCAACAAGCTTTGGCACAACAATTACAACAAGAAAGTGGTGCAGAAATGGATACGCTTATCAAAGGAGTTAAAAAGTTTATTAAAGATTACGGTAAAGAAAAAGGTTATTCTTATATCTACGGAACAGGTGATGCTGCGACTATTTTATATGCAGAGGATAAATATGATATTACTAAAGATATCATTAAAGCTTTGAATGACAAATACAAAGCTTCTTCTAAATCAGAAACTAAAGCTGAAGAAAAGAAATAA
- a CDS encoding class I SAM-dependent methyltransferase, whose translation MDISNKKHFLTVKDHSVSKEIFELYYDENLDMLITHPQPSLENLGKYYESEDYISHTDNKRSLFEKAYHFVKGIALKNKLNLINSQQSQKGRILDIGAGTGDFLMVAKNDGWQTVGIEPSDRAKGIAKNKGISFVENTSALENHSFDVITMWHVLEHVPDLEFQIKELKRLLKPDGTLIVAVPNFKSFDAKYYDSFWAAYDVPIHFWHFSKKAIQMLFAKENMKLEKVLPMKFDSFYVSLLSEKYKNGKMNFIKAFFIGLQSNWKAKQNLEYSSLIYVLKNNQNSF comes from the coding sequence ATGGATATTTCAAATAAAAAACATTTTCTTACTGTAAAAGATCATTCAGTTTCAAAAGAAATCTTCGAATTATATTATGACGAAAATTTGGATATGTTGATTACACATCCACAACCTAGTTTAGAAAATTTAGGGAAGTATTACGAAAGTGAAGATTATATTTCGCATACGGATAACAAAAGATCTTTATTTGAAAAAGCCTATCATTTTGTAAAAGGAATTGCTTTAAAAAATAAATTGAATTTAATTAATTCTCAGCAATCCCAAAAAGGCCGAATTTTAGATATTGGTGCCGGGACAGGTGATTTTTTAATGGTTGCTAAAAATGACGGTTGGCAAACAGTGGGAATTGAACCGAGCGATAGAGCGAAGGGTATAGCAAAGAATAAAGGAATTTCTTTTGTTGAAAATACATCTGCTTTAGAAAATCATTCTTTTGATGTGATTACAATGTGGCATGTTTTAGAACATGTACCCGATTTAGAATTTCAAATCAAAGAACTGAAACGTTTATTAAAACCGGATGGGACGCTTATTGTTGCAGTACCTAATTTTAAATCTTTCGATGCTAAATATTATGATTCGTTTTGGGCAGCTTATGATGTGCCTATTCATTTTTGGCATTTTTCCAAAAAAGCTATTCAAATGCTTTTTGCAAAAGAAAATATGAAATTAGAAAAAGTGCTTCCAATGAAATTTGATTCTTTTTATGTGAGTTTGCTTTCTGAAAAATACAAAAACGGAAAAATGAATTTTATAAAAGCATTTTTTATCGGATTGCAGTCAAATTGGAAAGCAAAACAAAATTTAGAGTATTCTTCCTTAATTTACGTGCTAAAAAACAACCAAAACTCATTTTAA
- the mnmG gene encoding tRNA uridine-5-carboxymethylaminomethyl(34) synthesis enzyme MnmG, with the protein MFLEEYDVIVVGAGHAGSEAAAAAANLGSKTLLVTMSLQNIAQMSCNPAMGGIAKGQIVREIDALGGYSGIVSDRTAIQFKMLNKSKGPAMWSPRVQSDRMRFAEEWRMMLEGTPNLDFYQEMVKGLIIENGKVKGIKTSLGVEIRSKSVVLTNGTFLNGLIHIGEKQFGGGRAGESAAHGITEDLIEAGFEAGRMKTGTPPRVDGRSLDYSKMNEEKGDAKPSKFSYSDLTSPLTHQRSCYMTYTSNEVHNILREGFDRSPMFNGRIKSIGPRYCPSIEDKINRFADKERHQLFVEPEGWNTCEVYVNGFSTSLPEDIQFKALRTVAGFENVKFFRPGYAIEYDYFPPTQLKHTLETKLVEGLYFAGQINGTTGYEEAASQGLMAGINAHLKVHEKAPLILKRDEAYIGVLIDDLITKGTEEPYRMFTSRAEYRTLLRQDNADFRLTPMSYEIGLASEARLRRMERKLNESEKMVSFFRETSITIGETNPILEAKESAPISQGDKMFKIFSRPQIDLEDMMKFEKVQAYVAENDLDEEILEQAEIQVKYSGYIEKERNNADKLSRLEDVKIPEDFDYNKIKSMSIEAKQKLNKIRPVTISQASRISGVSPSDISVLLIYMGR; encoded by the coding sequence ATGTTTCTAGAAGAGTATGATGTAATTGTTGTTGGTGCTGGTCACGCAGGTTCTGAAGCTGCTGCCGCTGCCGCAAATTTGGGTTCAAAAACTTTATTGGTTACAATGAGTTTGCAAAACATTGCCCAGATGTCTTGTAATCCTGCAATGGGTGGAATTGCAAAAGGTCAAATTGTTCGTGAGATTGATGCGCTTGGTGGTTATTCAGGAATTGTTTCTGATAGAACGGCAATTCAATTTAAAATGTTGAACAAATCAAAAGGACCTGCCATGTGGTCTCCGCGAGTTCAAAGTGACCGTATGCGTTTTGCCGAAGAATGGAGAATGATGTTAGAAGGAACACCAAATCTAGATTTCTATCAGGAAATGGTTAAAGGTTTGATTATTGAAAACGGAAAAGTAAAAGGAATTAAAACTTCGCTTGGAGTCGAGATCCGTTCTAAATCGGTTGTGTTAACCAATGGAACTTTTTTGAATGGATTGATTCATATTGGAGAAAAACAATTTGGTGGAGGTAGAGCAGGAGAAAGTGCTGCTCACGGAATTACCGAAGATTTAATCGAAGCTGGTTTTGAAGCTGGAAGAATGAAAACAGGAACGCCTCCACGTGTGGATGGTCGTTCTTTGGATTATTCTAAAATGAACGAAGAAAAAGGAGATGCAAAACCTTCTAAGTTTTCTTATTCGGATTTGACTTCTCCATTAACGCATCAACGTTCTTGTTATATGACGTACACTTCTAATGAGGTGCACAATATTTTAAGAGAAGGTTTTGATCGTTCTCCAATGTTCAATGGTAGAATTAAAAGTATAGGTCCAAGATATTGTCCTTCTATCGAAGATAAAATTAATCGTTTTGCTGATAAAGAACGTCACCAACTTTTTGTGGAACCAGAAGGTTGGAATACTTGTGAAGTTTATGTAAATGGTTTTTCAACTTCGCTTCCAGAGGATATTCAATTTAAAGCTTTACGTACAGTAGCAGGTTTTGAGAATGTAAAATTCTTTAGACCAGGTTATGCTATCGAATATGATTATTTTCCACCGACACAATTAAAACATACTTTAGAAACAAAGTTAGTTGAAGGTTTGTATTTTGCTGGACAGATTAATGGAACAACTGGTTATGAAGAAGCTGCTTCGCAAGGATTGATGGCTGGTATTAACGCGCATTTAAAAGTTCATGAAAAAGCACCTTTAATTTTAAAAAGGGACGAAGCTTATATTGGGGTTTTAATTGACGACTTAATTACGAAAGGTACAGAAGAACCTTATCGTATGTTTACATCACGTGCTGAGTATAGAACTTTATTGCGTCAGGATAATGCCGATTTTAGATTAACTCCAATGTCTTATGAAATAGGATTAGCTTCTGAAGCTCGTTTACGCAGAATGGAACGTAAATTAAACGAATCTGAAAAAATGGTTTCGTTTTTTAGAGAAACTAGTATTACGATAGGAGAGACCAATCCAATTTTAGAAGCAAAAGAATCGGCACCAATTTCGCAAGGCGATAAAATGTTTAAAATTTTCTCCCGTCCGCAAATTGATTTAGAAGATATGATGAAGTTTGAAAAAGTTCAAGCTTACGTTGCCGAAAATGATTTAGACGAAGAAATTTTAGAACAAGCCGAAATTCAGGTAAAATATTCGGGCTATATCGAAAAGGAAAGAAATAATGCTGATAAATTGTCCCGTTTGGAAGATGTAAAAATCCCTGAAGATTTTGATTATAATAAAATTAAATCGATGTCGATAGAGGCGAAGCAAAAATTAAATAAAATCCGTCCGGTAACTATTTCTCAGGCTTCAAGAATTAGCGGAGTTTCTCCAAGTGATATTTCGGTATTGCTAATTTATATGGGACGATAA
- the ybeY gene encoding rRNA maturation RNase YbeY, translated as MIDFNYECDFTLENEEAISAWLSAVIISENKNEGEINYIFCDDEYLHKINMEYLNHDTLTDIISFDYTVGNELNGDIFISVERVQDNANDFNVSFDEELKRVIVHGVLHYCGYKDKDEESEQLMRAKEDEKIAMFHVEQ; from the coding sequence ATGATAGATTTTAATTACGAATGTGATTTTACTTTAGAGAACGAAGAAGCTATTTCTGCATGGTTGTCTGCTGTTATTATTTCTGAAAATAAGAATGAAGGTGAAATAAATTATATTTTTTGTGATGACGAATATCTTCATAAAATCAATATGGAATATTTAAATCACGATACTCTTACCGATATTATTAGTTTTGATTATACTGTAGGTAATGAATTAAATGGTGATATATTTATTTCTGTAGAACGTGTTCAGGATAATGCTAATGATTTTAATGTTTCTTTCGATGAAGAATTAAAGCGTGTTATTGTTCATGGTGTTCTTCATTATTGTGGTTATAAAGACAAGGATGAAGAAAGCGAACAATTAATGCGCGCAAAAGAAGATGAAAAAATTGCTATGTTCCACGTGGAACAGTAA
- the gltX gene encoding glutamate--tRNA ligase: MSNPIRVRFAPSPTGPLHIGGVRTALFNYLFAKKNGGTFFLRIEDTDQNRFVPGAEEYIMEALDWLGIAPDETIGKNEKFGPYRQSERKHLYKQYADQLIQSGWAYYAFDTPEALDAYRKSEEEQGKTFIYNHTNREKLDTSLVLSAEETAHRIANGEHYVIRFKTPVDEILHLKDIIRGHVKFETNLLDDKVLFKSDGMPTYHLANIVDDHLMQTTHVIRGEEWLPSMPLHVLLYHAFGWAAPEFAHLPLILKPVGNGKLSKRDGDKLGFPVFPLEWKTEDGTSSGYREKGFFPEAVVNFLALLGWNDGTDKELFSLEELVEAFDLNRVHKAGAKFDPEKNKWFNHQYLVQAKDEKLAEDFAVILKEKGFSTSLELTSKIVSLIKERANFVSEFWDLSDFFFEAPTAYDEKAKKNWKEETPALMQELIPVLEEITDFTSANIETIVKDWLTKNEIGMGKVMQPFRLSLVGALKGPHLFDIVEIIGKEESISRIQKAIETI, translated from the coding sequence ATGTCAAACCCAATTCGTGTGCGTTTTGCACCTAGTCCAACGGGACCTTTACATATTGGTGGTGTACGTACTGCCCTATTTAATTATTTATTTGCCAAAAAAAATGGTGGAACTTTCTTCTTAAGAATTGAAGATACTGACCAAAATCGTTTTGTACCAGGAGCAGAAGAATACATTATGGAAGCTCTGGATTGGTTAGGAATTGCTCCAGATGAAACTATTGGAAAAAATGAAAAATTTGGACCCTACCGTCAAAGCGAAAGAAAACATTTATACAAACAATATGCTGATCAATTGATACAATCAGGTTGGGCCTATTATGCATTTGATACTCCTGAAGCATTAGATGCCTACAGAAAATCAGAAGAAGAACAAGGAAAAACTTTTATTTACAATCATACTAACAGAGAAAAACTGGATACTTCTTTAGTGCTTTCTGCAGAGGAAACTGCACATAGAATTGCTAATGGAGAACATTATGTAATCCGTTTTAAGACTCCTGTGGATGAAATTTTACATCTTAAAGATATTATTCGTGGTCATGTAAAATTTGAAACGAACTTACTAGATGATAAAGTTTTGTTTAAAAGTGACGGGATGCCAACCTATCATTTAGCCAATATTGTTGATGATCATTTAATGCAAACCACACACGTAATTCGAGGAGAAGAATGGTTGCCATCTATGCCATTACACGTGTTATTGTATCATGCTTTTGGATGGGCTGCACCTGAATTTGCACACTTACCATTGATTTTAAAACCTGTTGGAAACGGAAAATTATCAAAACGTGATGGAGATAAATTAGGTTTTCCAGTATTCCCATTAGAGTGGAAAACGGAAGACGGAACTTCATCTGGTTATAGAGAAAAAGGGTTTTTCCCAGAAGCTGTAGTAAACTTCCTGGCCTTATTAGGATGGAATGACGGTACAGATAAAGAATTGTTTTCTTTAGAAGAATTAGTCGAAGCTTTTGATTTAAACAGAGTGCATAAAGCAGGAGCTAAATTTGATCCTGAGAAAAATAAATGGTTTAATCACCAATATTTAGTTCAAGCAAAAGATGAAAAATTAGCCGAAGATTTTGCTGTTATTTTAAAAGAAAAAGGGTTCTCGACTTCGCTAGAACTGACAAGCAAAATTGTTTCCTTAATAAAAGAAAGAGCAAATTTTGTTTCTGAATTTTGGGATTTAAGTGATTTCTTTTTTGAAGCTCCAACAGCTTATGATGAAAAGGCTAAGAAAAACTGGAAAGAGGAAACACCGGCTTTAATGCAGGAATTAATTCCTGTACTGGAAGAAATCACTGATTTTACATCTGCTAATATTGAAACTATTGTCAAAGACTGGTTAACTAAAAACGAAATTGGAATGGGTAAAGTAATGCAACCATTTAGATTAAGTTTAGTAGGCGCTTTAAAAGGTCCTCACCTATTTGACATTGTTGAAATTATTGGAAAAGAAGAAAGTATTTCAAGAATTCAAAAAGCAATCGAAACTATATAA
- a CDS encoding outer membrane beta-barrel protein — MKKLTFSLCFLLVSVLSIAQYHYRDSNRIGITVGVNQFTLNTDNFETKPANGWNAGLSMRGNFYNIWDMVYAIQFSENNFSVETNSLTSLQEEVNYKIPSAQISLELSYVLVENHLSIEFGPLVQINGKSKVQSGKENNVISGTTLLAKDIQDINKFNFYPTVGLTAGAKHFRVNVSYQYGITNMFGNLNSNYPNNNLKANPGILNGNVIIYL, encoded by the coding sequence ATGAAAAAGCTAACTTTCTCTCTTTGTTTTCTTTTGGTATCTGTCTTAAGTATAGCACAATATCATTATCGAGATTCTAACAGAATTGGAATTACAGTAGGGGTGAACCAATTTACTTTAAATACCGATAATTTTGAAACAAAACCAGCTAATGGTTGGAATGCAGGTTTATCTATGAGAGGTAATTTTTATAACATTTGGGATATGGTTTACGCCATTCAGTTTTCTGAAAACAATTTTTCTGTTGAAACTAATTCTTTAACTTCTTTACAAGAAGAGGTCAATTATAAGATTCCATCGGCTCAAATTTCTTTAGAACTAAGTTATGTACTTGTTGAAAATCATTTATCGATAGAATTTGGTCCATTAGTTCAAATAAATGGTAAGTCAAAAGTGCAATCTGGAAAAGAAAATAATGTGATTTCAGGTACTACTTTATTGGCAAAAGATATCCAAGATATCAATAAATTCAACTTTTATCCAACAGTTGGACTTACTGCCGGAGCGAAACATTTCAGAGTAAATGTTTCTTATCAATATGGAATAACTAATATGTTTGGAAATTTGAATAGCAATTATCCCAATAACAATTTGAAAGCTAATCCAGGAATTCTTAACGGAAATGTTATTATTTATTTATAA
- a CDS encoding SPFH domain-containing protein, with protein sequence MNVPFLFLLFIALFIFLSSFFTVKQQTAVIIERFGKFVSIRHSGLQLKIPLIDRIAGRVNLKIQQLDVIIETKTKDNVFVKLKVSVQFMVVKETVYDAFYKLEYPHDQITSYVFDVVRAEVPKLKLDDVFERKDDIAVAVKRELNEAMTTYGYTIINTLVTDIDPDIQVKNAMNRINAADREKTVAEFEAEASRIRIVAKAKAEAESKRLQGQGIADQRREIARGLVESVDVLNKVGINSQEASALIVVTQHYDTLQAIGADTNSNLILLPNSPQAGSDMLNNMVASFTASNLVGESMKKTVKSNTKLEKKKIDKPEDTTTETDQA encoded by the coding sequence ATGAATGTACCATTCTTATTTTTATTGTTCATAGCACTGTTTATTTTCCTTTCCTCCTTCTTCACAGTGAAACAACAAACGGCTGTTATTATAGAACGTTTTGGAAAATTTGTTAGTATTAGACATTCTGGACTACAATTAAAAATTCCCTTAATTGATAGAATTGCGGGGCGTGTTAATCTAAAAATCCAACAATTGGACGTTATTATTGAAACGAAAACGAAAGACAATGTATTTGTAAAACTAAAAGTTTCTGTTCAGTTTATGGTGGTAAAAGAAACCGTTTACGATGCTTTTTACAAACTGGAATACCCTCATGATCAAATTACTTCGTATGTATTTGATGTAGTTCGTGCCGAAGTTCCTAAATTAAAACTAGACGATGTTTTTGAACGAAAAGATGATATAGCTGTTGCTGTAAAAAGAGAATTAAACGAAGCCATGACCACTTATGGATATACCATCATCAACACTTTAGTAACTGATATTGATCCAGATATTCAGGTAAAAAATGCCATGAATAGAATTAATGCGGCAGACAGAGAAAAAACAGTAGCCGAATTTGAAGCCGAAGCATCCCGAATTAGAATCGTAGCTAAAGCTAAAGCCGAAGCAGAAAGCAAAAGATTACAAGGACAAGGTATTGCCGATCAAAGACGCGAAATTGCCCGTGGATTAGTAGAAAGTGTGGACGTTTTAAATAAAGTTGGAATCAATTCACAAGAAGCATCTGCATTGATTGTGGTTACACAACACTATGATACACTTCAAGCCATAGGTGCAGATACTAATTCTAATTTGATTTTATTGCCTAATTCGCCACAAGCAGGTAGTGATATGCTTAACAACATGGTAGCTAGTTTTACTGCAAGTAATTTGGTAGGAGAATCAATGAAGAAAACGGTAAAATCAAATACAAAACTAGAAAAGAAAAAAATAGATAAACCTGAAGATACTACAACTGAAACAGATCAGGCATAA
- a CDS encoding DUF6327 family protein: MVKKKYSSYAQIDSELEILKVEKEISYQKLILSIEKTKDSLSFLNVASNVIGVVKSSFFSSYSTILQLLIPIVIKWFRNKKRGD, encoded by the coding sequence ATGGTAAAGAAAAAATATTCTTCTTATGCTCAAATTGATAGCGAATTGGAGATTCTGAAAGTGGAAAAAGAAATTAGTTATCAAAAGTTGATTTTAAGTATTGAAAAGACTAAAGATAGTTTGTCTTTTTTAAATGTAGCATCTAATGTCATAGGAGTTGTTAAAAGTAGTTTTTTTAGCTCTTACAGCACGATTTTACAGTTGTTGATACCAATAGTCATTAAATGGTTTAGAAATAAAAAAAGAGGCGATTAA
- a CDS encoding competence protein, whose translation MAFEELKEHTENIQENTKEFIEKNLEYYKLSAFKMAMKSTTMIFKFTLILLCICMVLLFFSIALAFAIGNYLGSYTFGFLCVGFLYIIFTGLLFLVRDKIVEGPILEKFSEIFFNE comes from the coding sequence ATGGCTTTTGAAGAACTAAAAGAACATACCGAAAATATTCAGGAGAATACGAAAGAATTTATTGAAAAAAATCTTGAATATTATAAATTATCGGCATTTAAGATGGCTATGAAATCAACGACTATGATTTTCAAGTTCACCTTAATTTTGCTTTGTATTTGTATGGTTTTATTGTTCTTTTCAATAGCGTTAGCTTTTGCTATAGGAAATTATCTTGGAAGTTATACTTTTGGTTTTCTTTGTGTAGGTTTTCTGTATATCATTTTTACTGGACTATTGTTTTTGGTTAGAGATAAAATAGTAGAAGGACCTATTCTAGAGAAATTTTCAGAAATCTTTTTTAATGAATAA
- a CDS encoding YtxH domain-containing protein — protein sequence MASSTGKTLIALASGAAIGAVLGILFAPDKGEKTRQKIKDGYKDLEKDIKSKLANAKVDLEESYDNMISNMSYKTEDAITFLEKKLAELKEKNAKLYKN from the coding sequence ATGGCAAGTAGTACAGGAAAAACTTTGATAGCTCTTGCAAGTGGCGCTGCAATTGGAGCTGTATTAGGAATTTTGTTTGCTCCAGACAAAGGAGAGAAAACCAGACAAAAAATTAAAGACGGTTATAAAGATTTGGAAAAAGACATAAAATCTAAATTAGCAAATGCTAAAGTTGATTTAGAAGAGTCTTATGATAATATGATTTCAAATATGAGTTATAAGACAGAAGATGCTATTACTTTCTTAGAAAAAAAATTAGCTGAATTAAAAGAAAAAAATGCTAAACTTTATAAGAATTAG